Proteins from one Acidobacteriota bacterium genomic window:
- a CDS encoding M28 family peptidase, with product MKTRTLRWLICGLMAAGAAIGFQAFAQGQDDPVVRKIIELGTKDNQAMTWNDYASNRFGGRETGTNAYTDATQWAVWQFKQFGLDAQLEEVGEIPVGFNRGPWFGKMLKPAEKALRFGTPSFTAGTKGSQRGPVVILKADPFSVPGRATATQPVSKENFDKKRTAVQAGLAEINANKAAFKGAWVLIGGNSGFGRDGRRGTKLADGSSEYLDAEMVPALTKALIDAGALGTIQSSKPPASAQPGNNSEPPLSMLDGYAASWDKLPVLPDIKLLDTQYDEIKTLVEKKQPVVLEFDVRNWFKMGPIKYHNVVATLKGTTYPDEYIVIGAHFDCFSSGTGGVDDGSGFGPGVEAIRLIAASGAKPKRSIIFIAFAAEENGLVGSQAWLKRHPELHDKIVFMTESDSTPYAITGVSVPETWYADFQKITAPLANLNPRWPFKLQKTLPRAHATTPSSTDSRAFEVDSVPILQLQSTSARPGPDGKDVNYTYSYAWHTLNDLYSELTPYAEHQQWSALATAVMVYGVANLDKPLTRDGVYLPDGLYASITVGAGDAQKQFMTTLDFVNAPVQVANFIRTVEGKTPPAGGGRGGGGGRGGGPEAPPIGKVDVTKTQIQGVIASEIQKSVAVLNLPKATNAALKHDAAGIIGVSAPNAFYVTLEKNAGLDRKFTAIGKVVAGASALKDIKKADPIRSIRITRVGQAATDFKTDDAAFKALLESATRKKK from the coding sequence ATGAAGACACGCACGTTGAGATGGCTGATCTGTGGATTGATGGCCGCCGGTGCCGCGATCGGCTTCCAGGCCTTCGCGCAAGGACAGGACGATCCGGTTGTCCGCAAGATCATCGAACTGGGCACCAAAGACAACCAGGCGATGACCTGGAACGACTACGCGAGCAACCGGTTTGGCGGTCGGGAAACCGGCACCAACGCGTACACCGATGCCACCCAGTGGGCCGTGTGGCAGTTCAAGCAGTTCGGGCTCGACGCGCAACTCGAGGAGGTTGGCGAAATCCCGGTCGGCTTCAACCGCGGGCCGTGGTTCGGCAAGATGCTCAAGCCGGCCGAGAAGGCGCTGCGATTCGGGACGCCGAGCTTCACGGCCGGCACCAAGGGCAGTCAGCGCGGGCCCGTCGTCATTCTCAAGGCCGACCCGTTTTCGGTGCCCGGCCGCGCGACAGCCACTCAGCCGGTGAGCAAGGAGAATTTCGACAAGAAGCGTACGGCCGTTCAGGCTGGCCTTGCCGAGATCAACGCCAACAAGGCCGCATTCAAGGGTGCGTGGGTGCTGATTGGGGGCAACTCGGGCTTCGGCCGCGACGGCCGCCGCGGCACCAAACTCGCGGACGGATCGTCGGAGTACCTGGACGCCGAGATGGTGCCCGCACTCACCAAGGCGCTCATCGATGCTGGTGCGCTCGGGACCATTCAGTCGTCCAAGCCGCCCGCGTCAGCCCAACCTGGCAACAATTCAGAGCCGCCACTCAGCATGCTCGACGGCTACGCCGCCTCGTGGGACAAGCTCCCGGTGCTGCCCGACATCAAGCTTCTTGACACCCAGTACGACGAGATCAAGACGCTCGTCGAGAAGAAGCAGCCGGTCGTCCTCGAATTCGACGTCCGCAACTGGTTCAAGATGGGGCCGATCAAGTACCACAACGTCGTCGCCACCCTGAAGGGCACGACGTATCCCGATGAGTACATCGTCATCGGTGCGCACTTCGACTGCTTCAGCTCCGGCACCGGCGGCGTCGACGACGGATCCGGATTTGGACCAGGCGTAGAGGCGATTCGTCTCATCGCCGCATCGGGCGCCAAGCCGAAGCGATCGATCATCTTCATCGCATTTGCGGCAGAAGAGAACGGGCTGGTCGGGTCGCAAGCGTGGCTCAAGCGGCACCCGGAACTGCACGACAAGATCGTCTTCATGACCGAGTCGGACTCGACACCGTACGCCATCACCGGCGTGTCTGTGCCGGAGACGTGGTACGCGGATTTCCAGAAGATCACCGCTCCGCTCGCGAACCTCAATCCGAGGTGGCCGTTCAAGCTCCAGAAGACGCTTCCGCGAGCCCACGCCACGACGCCGAGCAGCACGGATTCGAGGGCCTTTGAGGTCGACAGCGTGCCGATCCTTCAGCTCCAGTCGACCAGTGCGCGGCCGGGACCGGATGGCAAGGACGTCAACTACACCTACAGCTACGCGTGGCACACGCTGAACGATCTCTACAGCGAGCTGACGCCCTACGCCGAACATCAGCAGTGGTCGGCGCTGGCGACCGCTGTCATGGTCTACGGCGTGGCGAATCTCGACAAGCCGCTGACGCGCGACGGCGTCTATCTGCCTGACGGGTTGTACGCCAGCATCACGGTCGGGGCCGGCGACGCGCAGAAGCAGTTCATGACCACGCTTGATTTCGTGAATGCGCCTGTGCAGGTGGCCAACTTCATCCGCACGGTTGAAGGCAAGACACCGCCGGCCGGCGGGGGACGCGGCGGCGGTGGTGGGCGCGGCGGCGGGCCGGAGGCTCCGCCGATTGGCAAAGTCGACGTGACGAAGACCCAGATCCAGGGCGTGATCGCGTCCGAGATTCAGAAGTCCGTCGCGGTATTGAACCTGCCGAAAGCAACTAACGCCGCGCTCAAGCACGACGCGGCAGGCATCATTGGCGTGTCGGCGCCGAACGCGTTCTATGTCACGCTCGAGAAGAATGCGGGGCTCGACAGAAAATTCACTGCGATCGGGAAGGTCGTCGCGGGGGCCAGCGCATTGAAGGACATCAAGAAGGCCGATCCGATCAGGAGCATCCGGATCACGCGGGTCGGCCAGGCTGCCACCGACTTCAAGACCGACGACGCCGCGTTCAAAGCGCTGCTCGAATCGGCGACACGCAAGAAGAAGTAA
- a CDS encoding carboxypeptidase-like regulatory domain-containing protein, producing MKRFWHVQALAVIWGVVGFSGWLVADVWGQADPRAAPQNPPTGTVAPVKPTGTGKISGQIVAAGNGAPVKRATVMLRGDALQDPSTGRGSAGALLSMIPQPSSGTPSPGAQLPPRGAASGPPPGTVEKQTETDGAGRFEFIGLPAGRFTLSVNSVSGFSAPSQIEPVRLADNGSATVTLRMERTGAITGKVFDETGDPLPRAQLLASRWVSTGGVRRLVPTGGGGFNMTNDLGEYRLWDVPPGDYYVSASFMPYSYAPSTYEREGQTFGFAPTFYPGAASMGGARLVTVRAGQDTPSVDITLLRAKMGRITGTVLDSSGIPLAQRSGSIFLTSRDNSYQVNRGVPRRPDGSFMSSDLPPGDYYVVASQTQSGGPAGGGVSESAVASVSVNGDEVTVSLQLNKGATISGRVVVEGKMPELTTRVTTSIGSQPVTTQARIMVSARSTVNPSTPFSPGTSTGRPAPMADDGTFELTGLRGFVRLFASGRGAVLKSVRRGGQDIMATPLELDGTEHITDIDIVVTTDTGTFEGRVTDSRGEPASGVDVIIFSDDPARWFEGSPYVRVTRTVSGTALNAPSAPLPTAVSGSSTSIPAPPTEPGRIIGGPLVPGRYGAIAFESSTGTTGPAYDPETLEKLQSRATFFTVTAGQTATVQLKTVKP from the coding sequence ATGAAGAGATTCTGGCATGTCCAAGCGTTAGCCGTGATCTGGGGGGTGGTCGGGTTCTCGGGCTGGCTGGTCGCTGACGTGTGGGGCCAGGCCGACCCGCGGGCGGCCCCACAGAACCCTCCAACCGGCACCGTGGCTCCGGTCAAGCCGACCGGAACCGGCAAGATCAGCGGCCAGATCGTCGCTGCCGGCAATGGGGCGCCCGTCAAGCGGGCGACCGTCATGTTGAGAGGCGATGCTCTCCAGGATCCGTCGACCGGTAGGGGTTCCGCCGGGGCTTTGCTCTCCATGATCCCTCAACCGTCATCGGGAACACCCAGCCCGGGCGCGCAGCTTCCGCCGAGGGGAGCAGCCAGTGGTCCGCCGCCAGGCACGGTCGAGAAGCAGACCGAGACCGACGGAGCCGGCCGATTCGAGTTCATCGGTTTGCCTGCCGGCCGGTTCACGCTGTCCGTAAACTCCGTCTCGGGTTTCAGCGCCCCGTCTCAGATCGAGCCCGTGCGACTGGCCGACAACGGATCGGCGACCGTCACACTCCGCATGGAGCGGACGGGTGCGATAACGGGAAAGGTATTCGATGAGACCGGCGACCCGTTGCCTCGCGCCCAACTGCTGGCATCGCGGTGGGTGAGCACCGGGGGAGTCCGGCGCCTCGTGCCGACAGGCGGCGGCGGCTTCAACATGACGAACGATCTCGGCGAGTATCGGCTGTGGGACGTGCCCCCTGGCGACTACTACGTCTCCGCCTCCTTCATGCCGTACTCCTACGCGCCTTCGACGTATGAACGCGAAGGGCAGACTTTCGGGTTTGCCCCGACATTCTATCCAGGGGCAGCCTCGATGGGAGGCGCGCGCCTCGTCACGGTGCGCGCCGGGCAGGACACGCCGAGTGTCGACATCACCCTGCTGCGCGCGAAGATGGGGCGCATCACCGGAACAGTGTTGGATTCGTCAGGCATTCCGCTCGCGCAGCGCAGCGGCAGCATCTTCCTGACGTCCCGCGACAATTCCTACCAGGTAAACCGTGGCGTGCCACGACGGCCCGACGGCTCCTTCATGTCTTCAGATCTTCCGCCAGGCGATTACTACGTGGTGGCCAGCCAGACGCAAAGCGGCGGCCCGGCCGGCGGTGGCGTGAGCGAGAGCGCGGTTGCGTCGGTGAGTGTCAACGGAGACGAGGTGACGGTCAGTCTCCAGTTGAACAAGGGGGCCACCATATCTGGCAGGGTCGTTGTGGAAGGGAAGATGCCTGAGTTGACGACCAGGGTGACCACGAGCATCGGATCGCAACCGGTGACCACCCAGGCGCGGATTATGGTCAGCGCCCGCTCCACCGTCAACCCCTCAACCCCTTTCTCACCAGGTACGTCGACGGGCCGGCCGGCGCCGATGGCTGATGATGGCACGTTCGAACTGACCGGCCTTCGCGGGTTCGTGAGACTGTTCGCCTCGGGCCGTGGGGCCGTTCTGAAGTCGGTCCGCCGGGGAGGTCAGGACATTATGGCAACCCCGTTGGAGCTGGACGGCACGGAGCACATCACCGATATCGACATCGTCGTGACGACGGACACGGGCACGTTCGAAGGCCGCGTCACCGATTCCCGTGGCGAGCCCGCGTCCGGTGTCGACGTCATCATCTTCAGTGACGATCCCGCGCGATGGTTTGAGGGGTCGCCCTACGTCCGCGTGACGCGAACCGTGAGCGGCACGGCCCTCAACGCGCCGTCCGCGCCCTTGCCGACGGCAGTTTCCGGATCGAGCACCTCGATCCCGGCGCCTCCGACGGAACCCGGCCGGATCATCGGCGGCCCGCTGGTCCCCGGACGGTACGGAGCGATTGCGTTCGAATCGAGCACCGGCACGACCGGTCCCGCATATGATCCAGAGACGCTCGAGAAGCTGCAATCCCGCGCGACGTTCTTCACGGTGACCGCGGGCCAGACCGCAACGGTGCAGCTGAAGACCGTGAAGCCATGA